The Asterias amurensis chromosome 19, ASM3211899v1 genomic interval TTATAAAGAAAGCAATGCCTTTACATGATTGAAAATAACTATACGCAATCAATAGTTGAATAGGTACCTCCAAGTCATTTAGCTACACACACCCAAACGATCAAAACGTATGGGCATTTGTTTTGCAGTACTCAAGtttgcacatacatgtaacaatacAACATACAAGTACAAATTACATACCAAGGAAAAtaaagaggggaaaaaaaacccacaaaaatcCCCCCAGACAATCCGGTAACCTGGcatcttatttaaaaaaggtcATTTCTAAGAGCAGTCCACTTATTATCAAATGTGTACAGGTTGTTGTTGTCCAAAGctattttttctccaatgtgtAGTGAAACTTAACTAAGTTCAAAAAGGAGGTCATATTCGGTTTCTTGTTCTTGAACCTACAATTGTAGCTTTCTTCGCCAAAATAATACATAAATTTTAGGCATTTCAATAGGCATTTCAGTTCTAAGCCATACAtgaattatatatattttttatttgttatgatGATTTGTATAGGTCCCATAAAACtagactattaaaaaaaaaaatacatattatgAAGAAAACGTTATTTCTGGATGCGGCATTCGAAAATCTTCTTGGTGTTTTGTTGTAAACATTATGACTCTTACCGGCACTTCGCTAATTATAGCCGTTTCTGTGttaataataagggaataaagggtagctactagttctttcacggccgtttacaACCTAGCCGGGTCGAATTGCCAAACGGCCTTGAAAGAACAAGTAGctatactcccattcataaatacctttttggttaaaaggcgtaacaaagtaagaaactctgtaaaagttatccgtttccgacgtgcttgagcgacgtccgtgtgttgcattgttatgactgagacgcccaGTTTCCGGATCCTTTAGTGCGcgttgtagtcttggtgcacgacgttctcgttttcattttacaacacagcgcggccaactcaccgacagcgcccgcaccgcccgtaacaagaaacgttttgtaccaagactagcgcggagttaTACGCTCACAACCGatcataaacactggtcattatcaaaggtttatacacccctaagtgacacgctctccaccaataggaatagagcGAAActttctgaggtatttatgaatttccAATAATACATACCTTGTTACGTTTTAAAATGTAACATTGTATCTTTTGCTGTGACTTTTAAAGAAACCACATCGCATCCAATTATCAATAAGTTTAATCAGTCtactttgtgatttttttaaacagttgcACCCACCATTCTCGGGATAGCCCAGGAGTTTGGGAGTacaccgccctctattgacaatgCAGTACTGTCATACAACGAATCTGACAACGTCATACTTTCTTGCGAAACAGACGGCTCGCCGAAACCATTGTATGGATTTACCTTTTCAATTCATTACTTTTCGAATTAATGGCTTTCGTTGAGGGAtttctacaaaataaataattgtatttCACATGCTCCCGAATTTAATAAAACAGACGAGTTTTGAATTAGCTTGCGTCTCATTTTATAACATGGCAACCGGGGCAAAGCCCAATTTGCACACTGCACCATTTTATACTTGCACAAAATCAATCGGCACGTGTGTATTGTAATAACAGCACAACCAGAACGGAAGTGTCCGCCTTTGGAAGCACCACAGACCAGACTCCCATCTAGATTCTGGTTAggcttaaaggtagtggacactatttttaattactaaaaataattattagcataaaactttacttggtgacgagtaatagggagaggttgatggtataaaacattctgagaaacggcaccctctgaagtgccatagttttcgagaaagaagtaattttccacgaatttgatttcaagacctcagatttagaacttgaggtctcgaaatcaaccttaAAAATGAGAGTAACCatagaaatacaaaataaaatcaatttccCATCACTTacaactattaaaggcagtggacactattggtaattgtcaaagactagccttcacagttggtgtatctcaacataaaataacaaacctgtgaaaatttgagctcaatcggtcatcgaacttgcgagataataatgaaagaaacaaacacccttgtcacacgaagttgtgtgcgtttagatggttgatttcgagacctcaagttctaaatctgaggtctggaaatcaaattcgtggaaaattacgtctttcttgaaaagtatacttcagagggagctgtttctcacaatgttttatactatcaaactctccccattaatcgtaatcaagaaaggttttatgctaataataattttgagtaattaccaatagtgtccactgcctttaaaatgagaaTCACCATAGAAATACAATTAAAAAGCAATTTCCCATCACTTACAACCATTAATCACACGTCTGCTCAAGAGAATCAGACAATGTTGATCGAAAATCTAacttgtcaaccaccggttcaaTTCAGagcaaaagagatttacacttgGTGTTACAGTGAACCCCTAATTTTgcctccaccatgcaaaattaTCAAACTCTTCTCTTCttctaaagcccctttcacacgagagcaaatTAGCAAGGGTCCCATGCTAACTTGTAGCATTGttgtaaaaattacaaaatgtacctcatgtgaaaggacaacatttGTCAATCTTGTTACTCAAagattgctacattttacaaacgGGCTacaattaagcaagggaccccagttagaTTGCCGTCGTGCGAAAACcactaaactttttttttgttcccgCTTTTTTCCCCCAGAGTCTCCTGGTACTCGTTCACAGCGCGTCAGGTGATATCGTACAATTCAACGCTGAAGATTCTCAATGTACAGCGGGACCAGGGAGGTCTCTTCAAATGCGTGGCAGATAACGGCTATGCAGAAACTCTTGTGGAGAAGTGGATTGAGATCATTGTTCAatgtatgtataaaataaatataattttttttttttctcctaaaaTGAGTTTGTACGACTTTAAAATCAAAGTTGTTCTTTTGGACGACCCTTTtcaaagccattgaacactttcggtaaacagtattgtccaaggcccacacttcgtgtatcacaacttatttataaagtaacaaacctgtgaaaatttaggctcaatcggtcatcggagtcgggagaaaataacgggaaacccacctttgtatccgcacgtttcgccgtgtcatgattgTGTTAACTATGatccgtaattcttgttgtcgagaattgataattgttttaatgatttctcaaaacgtaaagcatttcatggaataatatttcaagagaagtctattaccattaccttctgtaaaccctgtaagttatttttctgttccgaaagtatataatggctttagggaactggacatgtttggtactgtcaaagaccagtatttacTCTCGGTGAGTCCCAACAtgcttataaaataaaaacaaaatgggcaAAATCGGGCTCGatgggtcatcgaagttgcgggaaAATAATAAAGTATTTGTAAGATTAAAATATAtcagtaagaaattacctctttctcaaacaaaattaccatttttttataaaaaataccaTATACAAAAGTTCTAGTAAACACAAACTACACGGACAACATGTGAAACAGTTCTTGGCTGGATTAAACCTAATCTGTTCAGCATGTGTGGTACATTTGGCCTTCATTTTGGAAGGCATTAATATATATTTAATCCATCTTTGTCTGGTCTAAACTTTCGGTCTTAAATTTTGATCTCTTTGTGTGATGTGTAATACTGTGTGACCTTGTCCTCGTGGTTGTCTATTCtaaaggcaaaacaaaacaaaaaacatacctATTTTAGCTGCTTCCATTTTGTTCTACCATGCTGGCTCCATTTTCATCTACCCTTACACAAAAAGTTTGAACAATCcaattgtattgttttattaatttcctGTATTTCCATCGGCACATCTGTATCAGTTTCCCGAGtcagtatgaaataaatgtgtttgtTATAGTTATATTATTAACCTTTTCAGATAAACCAGAAATCATAGCCGTTGAAAGGGACATACGATGTGGCGAGGGGGACTATCGCCAGCTCCAGTGCAACGTGAACGCCCGCCCTCAAGCGACGAATACGTGGATCAAAGATGATGAGATCTTCAAGGGAGTCGGCATAACAAAACGTTCCATGACATCGTATGTAGTGTAATAGTTTACCTATTCTAGACTACCTTGGAGTTCTGTAGAGTTGTTTGGTTATCAAACCTTGCAAAGGTCTTTGATTTGTTAACCAAAGGTTCGCTCGTCTTTGTTTTGTTACACATTGAGTAACATTCGATTTCCGTAAAGCTTGGATATAGCCTCtctttacaaaagaaaattgtgtgTATCATTGGTTTTCCGACCGATAACTTCTGCcacttttgttcttcttctcaTACTTGCCCACAGGGTACCAGTTGAATGCCCAGGGAATACAACTAGGCAAGTTTGGTGTCGAGTCTCCGACCCGACCACTATTTTTTTCCTCCCAAGTTCACCATGCCAACCTTCCACTCCTTGTGTGCACTTTTTACCTATCTGTGTTCATATACATCCTCTGTGATTGTCAAACGGTCACACTTAagcttttaaacaattaaaaagaaCATTCATGGAATTTGGTGTAAAAAGCAAAGTGTACGTTTTATTTGTGGAACCGTTCGAGTGTTTTAACAAAACGAAAAAAATAGATGGTTAACATTAGAAACTGGcatgtcaaaatttaatttcaaatagTGGTCACATTTTTTAGATATCACCGGAAATCTGGAGCAAATAactatgtccacgcaggaagattTAATCCCTAATAGGAAAACTCAATCTGAAAAGCGATACTGCAGTAATGcttatcagattcaaatgttgggACACAACAAccgttgtattttttttacaaacacatacttcgaagtgaaaataCTTCCAGAATGCTTTAtaatatcgaaagctgctgtaggctcgcaaaaaagtttgtattttttatttctttcgaTAGTGGTTAGTCAATGTTTGCATTGTAACAAATCAAAATTTTCTACAAGGCTGGGAAAAtatgtttctcaaaaaatatgtatCTCAAAGGTTAATTAATTCATCAAATCAAAGCTCATTCTTTGCTGGGTATTTGCTGTCTGTCTCCTTCATGTTGTCAAAGTTATTCTGACATAAAGCACCCTTATTGATGCAATGCTTTATTCTGATCATATCCCCCGTGCTTTGCTCTCATTATCCATTCATGCTACTATATGTATAACTAAACGTTTTCATGAAATTATGTGATGTCGGATTTCCTTTGAAGTTTGTTTCCCTTCTGTCTTCGGCTTCCAACCTATCGCTCACGTCAAAGGTCTCCCACTTACGTTCCTAAAGTGCGATGAAATACCCATCAATCCCTTCAAAAACAGTGTGCATACATagtatattgttattatttacttatttgtttatttacttatttacttATGATGTTTACCAGTGTAGGACTATAAATAACACACAATTCAGGAAAACATTGAGCCCGACAAAGACCCATTTCGGGTTCGTTAGGAGCTCtagaaacattacagaaatggttttgctagcaaactgacaaacctgtaaaagtttgagatcgatcggctatccgggtcacgagaaaatagtgaaaaaccaattaaaATTTGTGCATTGCATCATTGCCAAAAcaacaatgaataaaacgctcactgagcgacaaactccaaacgcgaagttggattatttatttctcatcaaatatatgacatttcagaggGATGTTTTctcttatcatcatcattaaacagtgtatgttttatgtaaatctgtgatcttcacaattttgtctcttaccaattctgtaacgttcctttaagaactGACATTCAGCCCCATGATTCAGCTTAAAAACTTTTATGAAATGACcaatgtagttttttgtttagcGGAATTTAAAGTCTTCAGACAGTTTGACATAATATAAGTTGTTTGAATCGCACACTTTTGACTAAACTGCTTTGTTTTTGGCTTCTTTCGCTTTAGAACAAACCAAAAATTGTAAGCCTCTTTCTAAGTTGTTTGCGCCCTCATTCCAACAATACTATACATTTTCACTGGTTGATGCGCAGCTTGTATAATAGTATTATAATAATAGCAATAAAAAAGAGGGTCACACAAAAGTGCATAATAGAAATCTGCCtaaagcagctttataaaatcaaataattacATTCTACAGTCAcgtttttcaaatgtactctaCGGAGCCTATGCCTATGTATTGGCATTTTATGTACATAAAGTATGCTTCCTAACTCTGGACTTCACCTAAGAAACCGCAAAAACCCCAAACCTAACCAAAACACCAATCCATCAGGTGCCTTAATTATGTTTCTTTGTAGGCTTGTGATTGTCAGTGTTCAACCTGACACGGACTATGGTGTGTACAAATGCCAAGCTACGAACATTCTGGGCACAACAGAAGATGTGATTGAAGTCAGTGGTGAGTACAGATCCTTTATTGTCACAAtgtaaacatcaacaacaacaaaagtatcAGGAGAAACAACaccgacaacaacgacaacgtcAACGACAATGAcaagtacaagtacaagtacactgacaatgaaaatgaaaatgacaccGACAATGACAGCGACAATGACATCAAAACGAAAAAGACAACGATATTGACAACAACGACGACAACGACAATGACGGCAACAACGAAAACGATATTGACAGCAACAACGACGACAATGATAATGACAATGACActgacaacgacaacaacaacaacaacaaaagcatTGACAACGGAAATAACACCGACAACGAcattgaaaatgacaacaacaatgacaacgacaacaacaacattaacaacagaaacaacaacgacaacgacattgaaaatgacaacaacgacaacgacattGACAACGACattgacaacaacaacataaacaacGGAAATAACAATGACAACGACgttgaaaatgacaacaaaaacgACAATGACATTGACAacgacaataacaacaaaaacgacaacaacaacaacagatcTGTTTGTTTTCTGCAAGTGTCACGTTCCAAACTTGATAAAATTTTCACGAATGACAAAGCTTACAAAAGTGCTTAAGTTTAGAATTATTGGTTTTTGATGCTtactgtaaaaaaacattcacgtTTTGTTCAacgggagactttgggacgctaggtggcagcagacttaccaggtaaatttcaattgtttacgtagttctgagcgtgcgcacatgaccgagaacaatggattttacctggttagtctgctgccaccaagcgtcccaaacgACTCCCATTGAAACCATAAGCATGATGCAGGCTCACATTTcaacttttttgtttctctACCACTTTAAAACTATAGTTATTTAAGAAAGGAAAGCACTAAACTGTTAATGTTTCATTTCCCCCTCCCTTTTACTAACTTTAGGTCGGCTTCGTGCGCCCAAAATAGTGAGTGGTCCTGTCGGTGGGAGGCGCCATTCTTACAAACTACAATGGGTTGTGGGTAATCGCTTGCAGCAAGGCATGGCGGGATTCACACCAATAGACGACTACATACTATCGTACTATGGTTGGTGGTATCAGGTAAAGTTATTAGTTTTGTTGAACAATAAGCATGACGGAATGAATTTCAACAACTTCAATACCATGTGTGATGTTAACCCTCGTACCTATTTGATCTTGTGACTAAGTTCCCAGTGCCACGTTTTAACACGCCACACTGTTTTCGTATATCGAACGTTTAAAAGTGACCCAGTTATGTCCGCTCGATCGATCACAATGGACTATATAACTGTCCCAAGTATGATTAAATATTTACTTCAGCTTCGGGACTAATTATAAACATGTACAATTCATATTTTGGAATTGATTTTCGCATTATTCAGATAAAAACATAATTCTCAGATCCTATAACACTTAGTTTTTAAATCGTGAAGGGCTTGGATTGCATAAGTTTAGacagaaatctgaaaatttaTCCTTTTTGTGAAAACTGAAAAGCCTCAGCAAATATAAAAGTTGTCTTCATGGAATTGCATTGTGTTACAGGAGCGGGAAGATGGCGGGACAGAAAAGGTGTTCTCGCATAGCAGAGACTCGCCTCTAGAGGTCGCTATACCCCACGACCCGGATCTAAGCAGACAGGTGTACATACTACGAGACTTGAGGGCGAATGTTACCTACGAAGTTACCCTTAGAGGGGTCAACAAATATGGAGATGGCGACAATGTGTCGTTCACGTTTTACACGTCATTGGGTGGGTATTTCATGTTGAGTGTTTCCTTTGTAAGACCACCAGGCTGGTGACACTTTTGTACCATTCTCTTGATGTTGAGCGAGTACAAACTCGCTCAATAAAATCACTATCCATACGGGTACCAGCAAACAAGGATTGCTACAAACACTCGTTCCTACCGAAAACTACAGCAGAACGGAACCTCCTCCCAGCTGCTGTGAGAGAAGCTCCCTCACCTGATACATTCAAACAAGTCTATACACAACTTAAACCTGTAtaggctcgatttcacaaagcaataaaatccatcgtaagacaaattttcagtatcaccatagtgatttgcattgtgacatcacactttactaagcaactacgactgatttgcagttacgatcaattttagctgtttgtgaaatcggccccattATAGCGCATTATAATTAAAGTCCCCAGCACCATACATCTGCAACCTATACATCCCATAATTGGGAGATTGCTTGCAGTACTGATCCAGACGCATGCTGGAATGCAAATCGCGATCAACCCTACAAACTGACACATCTTACTTTTGAAAATAGAAATCACTGAAAATGGCGTCTAAACCGGATTACCTTTGTTACACTAGAACCCTTCAATAAATCAATTATTTTCCATATGTGGGCACTGGAATCCTTATATCTGATAAATATCTCTTTTCTATTGTTACAGCCTAAATTAATAAGCAGTACAATACGAACGAATCTTGTTACTCCTTGACACCAAAATGAAATCGGATTAAAACAGAAAGTTTTCGTTTTCACAAAGCAACATACTCCAATGTGTACAACTCTTAAGTGTGTAACCTTTCGTAAAAACGGAGGTCCGTGCTCTTGTCAACACCCACAGTTAGTTTGTGTCAGAATTCATgaatattgttttttcttcacattttgAGCATTGTGTCCCAAATTGTTTACATCATCAAGCAGAGTTTATGAGCCTGAATACGGTATTTTACTTTGGTTGTGTGTCCCCTTTTTTGTTATCGTACACCACCTCTTAAATCACAAGAGTCTATATCCCacattgtatgtttgtttgtttatttgctttTCTTTTGCATAAAGTACGCATAACACTTTAAGACGGCACTTTCCTCACAATATTTCATTGTTTGCGGCACTCATTTCACCTTTGCACCTTTTACAGAGAAGCCATCCAGCACTGCACAAGGTAATgtgatgtttaaaggcagtataTACCTTTGTTTTTGGAAACGTTCAATATTGTTCTAGTCCTATATAAGACATGGGGTGCgtcaccttaaaggcactagacacgtttggtaattgtcaaagaccagtcttgtcccttggtgtatcttagacttgactcaagtcccaatcccgtgccatcccaaggaaactactgttttgtgatgctctgcattcccaaacctgttccgcattctCGGgactacattttgacggcgagcgcgcactgtactgtatgctacgggttgtttcatagtaagttggGGTGacatgcttagggacctctcacacaagaatgggacttgaatcaagtctaggtgtatctcaacgtatacaaataacaaacctgtgacaattttgactcaGTTGCAgggagaataatggaagaaaaaaaacccaagttgtgtgcttttgcttgagttcgagacctcagcttagatctcgaaatcaaattcaaatattttaatgagaaattactccccactcaaaaactgtgttacttcagagggagctgcttctcacaatgtcttatactatcaacagctctccattgcttgttaataccaagtaagtttttgtgctaacaattacttgGAGTAAttatagtgtctactgccttcaaaggcaaagtatacttttgATTTTTGGAACCTTGCAATTTTTAATCCTTCATATTAAGGTATGGCTTGGGTGCGTCGCCTTAAATAGTGCGTAGACTGTTGCAGAGAAACACAAGAATGATCAACTAGTCAAAAACAGTTGCCAAAccaagatttatttatttgatgacGTCAACAGATTTAAATCAAATGATTCGTCAAACACTTGTTTAATCTTCAACCAGAACGGTTGTTAACAATAAGTCTGCATGCTTGTTTTGATGATCACATAAATGATGACCGTTTCGTTTGTTGAATGAGTAAATTCATCCtaatcatgtttgttttattaaatttttttgtACACTTACGTAATAAGATAGATGTCAATTAAATTAACAACGTTGACGTACGTGTGGGAGTAGgggttaaagacattggacactattggtaattttcaaagaccagtcttatcacttgctgtatctcaacatatgcataaaaaatttgagctcaatcggtcatcgaatttgcgagataataatgaaaaaaacaacacccttgtcacacgaagttgtgtgctttacagatggttgatttcgagacctcaaattctaaatctgaggtctcgaaatcaaattcgtggaaaagtacttatttctcgaaaactacattacttcagagggagccgtttctcacaatgttttatactaccaacctgtccccattactaccaagtaaggttttacgctaataattatgttgagtaattaccaatagggtccactgcctttaaacaaatcgATTTACTCTCAGCGGTAACTTGAGAACCATCGACTGTTGATCCAGTGTTGTTTCTGCAAAATTTTCTGACATTCAGTATGTGAATGTgctatgttgttgtttgtaaacGTAGAAAAGTATGTCAAGTGACACTGCACTGAGCATGCTGCACGAAACTATATTCCTATTTGATCAAGAGATTTAAGGTATCTTGgagtattttttcaatttcttcGTTATGTGTAATACCTTTCGAGTCATTTGATtatgttattacattttttgatgaactaattagcataattaCCGGGTGAAATCCATTGTTCAAGCTAGTctgtgcatgctcagaactacgtcaaCTACGTCACCTATGCAAATGTAACTTATTATAGAACCTGACTGCTTTTCTAGCTAGGAGAAATTGACAGCTTTTTATCATTTCTTTGTAGTCAACTCTTGGGAAACAACGCCATATCCTGTCACAAGAAAAACAGTCAAGCCACAACGTAAGTCATCACATTCACATTATCGACTAGTTACTCTGAATCAAAATCTgtcaatttttcaaaaatagttttcgtttaatttgttttggttgATCGGCTGTTAGCAAGGCTACAACAGGGACTTAACCATGTGAGCTAAACATCTTAATGTTCTCTTGTGCGTTAAACAACAGAGGGGATAGCCTTTaatagtcaaggcgcacgcggcacaccggatagcacgcacagccccaaaaatttaacgcacgaaaaaaagactatcaccgcgaggggcgaagccgcgaagcgcctttaccaactcgttttgggggccttatgtttttctttacatattttgccaacgattttgggggggggggagaaaatgtcacgaatttgcatcgaacgttcttgagacgtcatgcaagtaattgtggcttcttattggccagcaactcaccacgctaatgcattatgcattacattttctcccaccaaaatcgttggcaaatgtaaagaaaaacataaggccccaaaacgagttggtaaaggcgcttcgcggctcgCGGTGacagtcttttttcgtgcgttacatttttggggttgtgcgtgccatccggtgtgccgcgtgcgccttgactaaaggcaaCAGAGGGgaaggctttacgtcccattcgaaataaacggtcaaagtgtctaaagccggcctcaggtcgacACAAAAAACAGTCGGCGACGGACTTTTCAGAATCACACTGCGCCTGAGCTAAGACCTTCGGGAACTTTTCAGTCGGCGATTATTTACGACCTGAGCGTAACTGCGATGATTTACAGACAATCTGAAACAGTCGCCGCTCGAAAAAATTAACAGTCGCAAGAGTAGAACAATTTCAACTTGTACAACGTGATCCCGGCCGTCGGGAATCAATCGCTGGCGCACGATTTCTCAGTTTTTGTGATCTGAGCATATTTTGCCGACGGTTTGTTGCGGGCGCAAGAAAATCGTAAGGTCAACCTGAGGCCGGCTTATAACTACTAGTGGTCTGCGACTCGAACCCCCAAAACCACAGAGCTCGACTAAATCCATTGCGTTTAGCCGCAATCTCGGGCATACTTGAAttgaacagtaaaaaaaaagaagaaaacaaaaaaaaagaaaactggCAAAAGCAACGAAAGCAAAACTACTAACTATATCAAATGTCATCACTCAGTTTAACCGTTTCTGATACAGCATTGATATTTATTTaacagttttgtttgtattttttctcAACAGGATCGCTCAGATGGGCAAACGCTGGACCAGCTCTATTCACTGTTTTCAGACAAACTTCTATTGTCACAGCTTCAATCTTATTAACCATCGTATTGCTGTAGTAAAGAAGGTGCACTGACAGGCTCTTAAATTATCattcaacagggcccaattttatagagctgcttaagcacaaaaataagctaagcaaaacaaaattatgcttatcagaattAGGTTAGCATGCAAAATTACCATGTCACATACACAATCTGTGACTTGTTTCCTGCTAAAATTTGCTTTGGAGAGATTTTTTAAAGCAGTATTTCTGAATATTAatgttggtttttacccatatacaccgatgtgtattagcactaGTACTCagtccgagtcctgtgaaacatatcacaggcatattactcgagtgggattcgaacccacaacccttacaattctagaacagtgtctttcaaactagactaccgagattgcccggtagagCTATGAGGCAGTtccaatcctatgttttggcagcgttAGATGTCAATTTGCACCGGGtacgcttaagcagctccatgaaacagggcccgggcccaatttcatagagctgctaagcacatacatttgctaagcatgaaatatttcccttgataaaaacaggattaggcctaccaaccaaatgtccacgtGACTTCAGGATAATAAgcg includes:
- the LOC139951652 gene encoding neurotrimin-like isoform X2, which encodes MDTARITMFLLCTILWTANVVPIESREVIVIGTTSFPAGKRSEKCVKKLTNSEAKPGKFMNKCISASTTLLVPGSPTVETSGPALISKHEGDEVVLSCTVTNRGSGTIVSWLRIRPRTMTFFFNSQRVHMDKRFRIETDSNTTYNMRITRITRDDEGVYACQVNTLPAPTYINITLQVVVAPTILGIAQEFGSTPPSIDNAVLSYNESDNVILSCETDGSPKPLVSWYSFTARQVISYNSTLKILNVQRDQGGLFKCVADNGYAETLVEKWIEIIVQYKPEIIAVERDIRCGEGDYRQLQCNVNARPQATNTWIKDDEIFKGVGITKRSMTSLVIVSVQPDTDYGVYKCQATNILGTTEDVIEVSGRLRAPKIVSGPVGGRRHSYKLQWVVGNRLQQGMAGFTPIDDYILSYYGWWYQEREDGGTEKVFSHSRDSPLEVAIPHDPDLSRQVYILRDLRANVTYEVTLRGVNKYGDGDNVSFTFYTSLVNSWETTPYPVTRKTVKPQRSLRWANAGPALFTVFRQTSIVTASILLTIVLL
- the LOC139951652 gene encoding opioid-binding protein/cell adhesion molecule homolog isoform X1, producing the protein MDTARITMFLLCTILWTANVVPIESREVIVIGTTSFPAGKRSEKCVKKLTNSEAKPGKFMNKCISASTTLLVPGSPTVETSGPALISKHEGDEVVLSCTVTNRGSGTIVSWLRIRPRTMTFFFNSQRVHMDKRFRIETDSNTTYNMRITRITRDDEGVYACQVNTLPAPTYINITLQVVVAPTILGIAQEFGSTPPSIDNAVLSYNESDNVILSCETDGSPKPLVSWYSFTARQVISYNSTLKILNVQRDQGGLFKCVADNGYAETLVEKWIEIIVQYKPEIIAVERDIRCGEGDYRQLQCNVNARPQATNTWIKDDEIFKGVGITKRSMTSLVIVSVQPDTDYGVYKCQATNILGTTEDVIEVSGRLRAPKIVSGPVGGRRHSYKLQWVVGNRLQQGMAGFTPIDDYILSYYGWWYQEREDGGTEKVFSHSRDSPLEVAIPHDPDLSRQVYILRDLRANVTYEVTLRGVNKYGDGDNVSFTFYTSLEKPSSTAQVNSWETTPYPVTRKTVKPQRSLRWANAGPALFTVFRQTSIVTASILLTIVLL